In Candidatus Poribacteria bacterium, one DNA window encodes the following:
- a CDS encoding aminotransferase class V-fold PLP-dependent enzyme — MNHAGVAPLSRRVQDAMTGFIEDATVNGAVNAEQWAETAEVCRAAAAQLINADTTEIAFMKNTTQGILIAANGIDWREGDNVVTTAVEFPANIYPWWSLKERYGVQTRMVPERDGCIHIDDIASAIDARTRALTISHVEFASGFRNDIQALGDLCREHSIWFIVDAIQSLGAIEVDVKACNVDILAADGHKWLLAPEGAAIFYCADEKRDQLINTNVGWSSVVNPRDFLNYDLTQKPDTTRFEEGSYNSVGLYGLKAAVDLLLDIGIPTIEARILELTKRLTGGLEAKGYRVITPKADSDRAGIVIFESEQHTPSEIYEKLHAEKIITAERGSGVRVSPHFYNTPAEVERLLEVLPDL; from the coding sequence ATGAACCATGCCGGGGTTGCCCCGTTATCGCGTCGGGTGCAGGACGCGATGACAGGTTTTATAGAGGATGCGACTGTGAACGGTGCCGTAAACGCTGAGCAATGGGCGGAAACGGCTGAGGTTTGTCGCGCAGCGGCGGCACAACTCATCAATGCCGATACCACAGAAATCGCGTTCATGAAGAATACGACACAAGGTATTCTTATCGCGGCGAACGGTATTGATTGGCGAGAAGGCGATAATGTCGTCACAACAGCGGTTGAGTTCCCCGCCAATATCTATCCGTGGTGGAGCTTAAAAGAACGCTACGGTGTTCAAACGCGCATGGTGCCCGAGCGAGATGGATGCATTCATATCGATGATATTGCTTCCGCTATCGACGCACGTACACGTGCCTTGACAATCAGTCATGTAGAGTTCGCCTCCGGCTTCCGAAACGATATTCAGGCACTCGGAGATCTGTGCCGAGAACATAGTATTTGGTTCATCGTTGACGCTATCCAGAGCCTCGGTGCCATTGAGGTGGATGTGAAAGCTTGTAATGTTGATATTCTCGCAGCCGATGGACATAAATGGCTATTGGCACCCGAGGGCGCGGCAATCTTCTATTGTGCAGACGAAAAACGTGATCAACTCATCAATACCAATGTTGGTTGGTCGAGTGTCGTAAACCCACGCGATTTTCTCAATTACGATTTAACCCAGAAACCGGACACAACCCGTTTTGAGGAAGGCTCTTACAACAGCGTCGGACTTTATGGACTCAAAGCAGCGGTTGACTTACTCCTTGATATCGGTATCCCTACAATTGAAGCGCGCATTCTGGAACTCACGAAACGTTTAACAGGAGGATTGGAAGCCAAAGGCTATCGTGTTATCACACCGAAAGCAGATTCAGATCGAGCGGGGATTGTTATTTTTGAAAGTGAACAACACACACCTTCTGAAATTTATGAGAAACTCCACGCTGAGAAGATAATTACAGCGGAACGTGGAAGCGGAGTCAGGGTCTCTCCTCATTTTTACAACACTCCAGCTGAAGTTGAACGCCTGCTTGAAGTGCTACCCGACCTGTAA
- a CDS encoding glycosyltransferase family 2 protein: MDEKLILSIVVPVYNEEENVRLLFEKIQSVCDTIGDSYEVLFVDDGSSDKTFAVLSELSKQKPQLAVIRFEKNAGQTAAMAAGFEFAQGQRIVSMDGDLQNDPADIPKLLKKLDEGYDLVCGWRKERQDEFLTRRVPSIVANWIIGKVTGVPIHDNGCSLKAYRASVIKQVPLYGEMHRFIPAMSTVAGARIAEIVVTHHPRRFGESKYGLGRVWRVMLDIIAFKFIISIFTPRPDPQKPSLLQRLSDVFFRPKQRAFRVAAFLSLPFFVLGRVLFGNANITALSCFGLAIALLILGWIAENKIQHAQKDSDTLGTLARFFLIQCKRRPIRFLGPIGVALFGLGAIFLLTPVNSLLLKILDVGASDPSAIFIAGGILVFCSGLFGELITYANAKRVKDYTIL, translated from the coding sequence ATGGACGAAAAACTGATCCTATCCATCGTGGTCCCCGTTTACAACGAAGAAGAAAACGTTCGCCTATTGTTTGAAAAAATCCAATCTGTATGTGATACAATCGGTGATTCTTATGAAGTGTTGTTCGTGGATGACGGCAGCAGCGATAAAACTTTCGCCGTGCTTTCGGAACTAAGCAAACAGAAACCGCAGCTCGCAGTCATTCGATTTGAAAAGAATGCCGGACAAACAGCAGCAATGGCAGCAGGCTTTGAATTCGCACAAGGGCAGCGGATCGTCAGTATGGACGGTGATTTACAAAACGATCCAGCCGACATTCCGAAACTGCTCAAGAAATTGGACGAAGGTTACGATTTGGTGTGTGGATGGCGCAAAGAACGGCAGGATGAATTTTTAACGCGGCGCGTCCCGTCTATCGTCGCGAACTGGATAATTGGCAAGGTAACGGGCGTCCCTATACATGACAATGGATGCTCGCTCAAAGCATACCGAGCATCCGTTATCAAACAGGTCCCGCTCTATGGAGAGATGCACCGATTTATCCCTGCGATGTCTACAGTCGCAGGTGCGCGTATCGCAGAAATTGTCGTCACACATCACCCGAGACGTTTCGGAGAAAGCAAGTACGGGCTTGGTAGAGTCTGGCGTGTGATGCTCGACATTATCGCCTTCAAGTTTATCATCTCTATTTTTACACCGCGTCCGGATCCACAAAAACCATCACTGCTGCAGCGATTGTCAGATGTGTTTTTCCGTCCGAAGCAGAGAGCATTTCGCGTTGCTGCGTTCCTAAGCCTTCCTTTCTTCGTGTTAGGACGTGTTTTATTCGGGAATGCTAACATTACGGCACTGAGTTGCTTCGGCTTAGCGATAGCTTTACTGATACTTGGCTGGATAGCTGAGAACAAAATTCAGCACGCCCAAAAAGATTCAGACACATTAGGGACACTCGCGCGTTTTTTTCTCATTCAGTGTAAACGGAGACCTATTCGGTTTTTAGGACCCATCGGCGTTGCGTTGTTCGGACTCGGTGCTATCTTCCTCCTTACGCCTGTCAACTCTCTGTTGCTGAAAATTTTGGACGTTGGCGCATCGGATCCGAGTGCTATCTTTATCGCGGGTGGCATCCTCGTATTCTGCTCTGGTTTGTTTGGTGAACTCATCACTTATGCCAACGCAAAACGAGTAAAAGACTACACGATTCTTTAA